Genomic DNA from Fimbriimonas ginsengisoli Gsoil 348:
ATGAGCCGCATCCCGTTGCTGGGAATGAGCTTGTTTGGCAGGAAGATGTCGTACCAATGGCGGCTCTTGCGGTCACCGAACCGCATCGGCTCGGTCCCCCGGACCGCCGGCACGCCCCCTTTCGGAGGCGCGACGGCGGCATTCGGGTTTTCCTGAGCCTGGATCGAGTCGCGTTTCTCGATTTCAGACGGATCGTTGCTCATGTCACTTGGCGCCGAGGAGCCAGATTTCCACCCGGCGGTTCGCGGCGCGGCCGGGGCCGGTGCTGTTCGGCTGGATCGGATTCTGCGAGCCGTGAGCGTAGACCTGGATTCTTCCAGAGGGGAAGTTCACCGGGCTGCTTTGCTCCAGCCACTTCTGCACCGCGAAGGCGCGAGCTTCGGAGAGCTGCATATTCTTGGCGGGATCGCCCTGATTGTCGGTGTGGCCGTGGATTTCGATCGCCGCGCCGCTGGCGATCACGAGGTCGCGCCGCATCCGCTCCAAGTCACGCATCGCGGCAGGCGTGATCTTCGCCCTCCCGGTCTCGAACGTGATATTCCATCGCCGCTTGCTGATGACCGTGCTGCCTCTCTCCGGAGCGACCGGCTTCGTCGGGGTTACGTTGCCCGGCGACGAGGAGGACTTCGCTTCGCGAACGATGGCGCTTAGAAAGCTTGTATCTATCACTTGGTCAGGCCCCGGAAAACTCGACATGATCTCCGGATACTGCGATACGACCACGTCCCCGAACGCTTTGTAGGTTGCGGCGACCAAGCTCTGGCTTCCCGGAAGAAGTCCGAACGAGAGCTGCATATCGCCCAAATTGGTCACGCTCGAGCCACCGAGATCGACCTGCTGACCGGTCTTGTCAGGTTCCGTCGTTCCCTTGTAATACTTTTCCCAATACTCGGGCCCCGAGTTCTTTTCCTGGTAAACGGCGGCGCTTACTTCGGCGGCCTTATGAAGGGCGACCGGGCTAGATTTGACGGCGTCGCTGCCGTCGGCGATGGCGCGCAGCATCCCTTTGACGAGCTCGGGATGCTTCTTCATCCACTTGTCGATGCCGATGATGACGCACGGCATCTGGGAAGCATATTCTTTGGTGGAGACGATGCTGACCAAGCCGCCTTTCTGCTGGGCGACCTGTACGTCTCCGGGGGTCCAAGTGACGACGCCGTCGACGTGAACGGTCTTGGTTTCGCCCGTCCGTTTGCCGTTTTTGACCACGGCTCGCTGCTCGGTGTACCCGCCGATGTACTTCTGGCAGGCGTCGAGATAATCCGAGGCGTTGATCCAGTTCAAGGCGTCGGGATCCCAGGTCTTCTCGTCCGGGTTGTTCTTCAAACCGTTATCGGCGAGCC
This window encodes:
- a CDS encoding phosphate ABC transporter substrate-binding/OmpA family protein, coding for MRLKTSGKVVALIVVVGVAVGVARVTGIWEKLIPSAPAKESKTVGPVVLPGMTISSGSGHDYVMPGSEAGCADKPEVRMLGYAWNAQMGIHFANGGAQASSGSLMCKYGVNLKWSRQDNNDKLAEALVTFANAVSNGQDNPTVGAHFMTMMGDGSAVFLKGLNDTLRRLGPEYQAKIVGVAGYSRGEDKFMGPSSWMKNALNSRGGVVAGVIRDGDWNIALKWLADNGLKNNPDEKTWDPDALNWINASDYLDACQKYIGGYTEQRAVVKNGKRTGETKTVHVDGVVTWTPGDVQVAQQKGGLVSIVSTKEYASQMPCVIIGIDKWMKKHPELVKGMLRAIADGSDAVKSSPVALHKAAEVSAAVYQEKNSGPEYWEKYYKGTTEPDKTGQQVDLGGSSVTNLGDMQLSFGLLPGSQSLVAATYKAFGDVVVSQYPEIMSSFPGPDQVIDTSFLSAIVREAKSSSSPGNVTPTKPVAPERGSTVISKRRWNITFETGRAKITPAAMRDLERMRRDLVIASGAAIEIHGHTDNQGDPAKNMQLSEARAFAVQKWLEQSSPVNFPSGRIQVYAHGSQNPIQPNSTGPGRAANRRVEIWLLGAK